The proteins below come from a single Streptococcus canis genomic window:
- a CDS encoding DnaD domain-containing protein — translation MSFLEHYKSGNLVLPSTLLFHYKDIFKSSDDFLVWQFFYLQNTTKRDDLAPSQIANALGKSVADINKIISSLTSQELLDMKTIELAGEIEIIFDASPVLAKLDQLVAKQTAAEATHQEEPNHFKHLVDDFERELGRFLSPFELEDLEKSLHDDKTDPDLIREALKEAVFNGKTNWKYIQAILRNWRKEGIVNLRQVEERKRAREDQNASQVSVSDDFLAAMNLWSDS, via the coding sequence ATGAGTTTTTTAGAACATTATAAGTCAGGTAACTTGGTACTTCCAAGTACCTTGCTTTTTCATTACAAGGATATTTTTAAGAGCTCAGATGATTTTTTAGTCTGGCAATTTTTCTATCTACAAAATACGACAAAGCGTGATGATTTAGCTCCCAGTCAGATCGCCAATGCCCTAGGCAAATCAGTGGCAGATATTAATAAAATCATTTCATCTTTGACTAGCCAAGAGTTATTGGATATGAAAACCATTGAACTGGCTGGAGAAATAGAGATTATTTTTGACGCTAGCCCAGTCTTGGCTAAGTTAGACCAGCTCGTAGCTAAACAAACTGCTGCTGAGGCCACTCATCAAGAAGAACCTAATCATTTCAAACATCTCGTTGATGACTTTGAACGTGAGTTGGGACGCTTTTTGAGTCCTTTTGAGCTAGAAGATTTGGAAAAATCTCTTCATGATGATAAAACGGATCCTGATTTGATCCGAGAAGCTCTTAAAGAAGCTGTTTTCAATGGCAAAACTAACTGGAAATACATTCAGGCTATTTTACGTAATTGGCGAAAAGAAGGCATTGTTAACCTTAGACAAGTAGAAGAGCGAAAACGGGCAAGAGAAGATCAGAATGCTTCTCAGGTTAGCGTATCTGATGATTTTCTTGCGGCCATGAACCTTTGGAGTGATTCATGA
- the nth gene encoding endonuclease III, whose protein sequence is MRIGKERLRKVLALIAEMFPKARGELDWESPFQLLIAVILSAQTTDKAVNKITPVLWAKYPEIEDLASANVADVENCLRTIGLYKNKAKNIIKTAQAILTNFGGQVPKTHKELESLPGVGRKTANVVLAEVYGVPAIAVDTHVSRVAKRLNVSAPDADVTEIEQDLMAKIPKKDWIITHHRLIFFGRYHCLAKNPKCAICPVQSYCRYYKDTYGKSKA, encoded by the coding sequence ATGAGAATAGGGAAAGAACGCTTACGCAAAGTTTTAGCCTTGATTGCTGAGATGTTTCCTAAAGCCAGAGGAGAGTTGGATTGGGAGAGCCCATTTCAACTCTTAATTGCTGTGATTCTATCAGCACAGACTACTGATAAGGCAGTTAATAAAATCACACCAGTCCTTTGGGCTAAATATCCTGAAATAGAGGATTTAGCCTCTGCAAATGTGGCAGATGTTGAAAATTGTCTACGGACCATAGGCCTCTATAAAAATAAAGCCAAAAATATCATTAAAACAGCCCAAGCTATTTTAACCAATTTTGGTGGTCAAGTGCCAAAAACACACAAAGAATTAGAATCTTTGCCAGGAGTTGGCCGTAAAACCGCTAATGTTGTCTTGGCAGAAGTTTATGGTGTGCCAGCAATTGCGGTGGATACTCACGTCTCAAGAGTGGCCAAACGATTGAATGTGTCAGCTCCTGATGCGGATGTGACCGAAATTGAGCAAGATTTGATGGCTAAGATCCCTAAAAAAGATTGGATTATCACTCATCACCGCTTGATTTTCTTTGGTCGCTATCATTGCTTGGCTAAAAATCCCAAATGTGCGATTTGCCCCGTTCAAAGCTACTGCAGATACTATAAAGATACTTATGGAAAATCGAAGGCCTAG